The Verrucomicrobium spinosum DSM 4136 = JCM 18804 genome includes a region encoding these proteins:
- the nagZ gene encoding beta-N-acetylhexosaminidase produces the protein MSAHANTLGQLLLTGIPGPELDSETAARLKKLQPGGFILFSRNLQDATQLRKLCDDLRDLSDIEPIITIDQEGGRVSRLRYIGQEPPNAQQLRQKGDPLLIKRHGQLTGRLLRLFGINLDLCPVLDISYDDTADNSLKGRCYGTDPQQVVDNAGTFNRAMRKEGVLSCAKHFPGYGPAECDPHEFLPIIEKTAEQLEKEELLPYRTLLPELDSVMVCHANYRAYDPQNERWPASLSHNIVQKLLRDQLGFDGLAMTDDLDMGAILNEVTFEQAIQEAVKAGNDMVMICHRLEMVEEARRHLEGVPDPILHDALIRLEKTKKKLAFPDKFSLEKFAAINDDIWKLRVDTLGEEGAKNLSVEDGKRSPVELY, from the coding sequence ATGTCCGCTCACGCCAACACCCTCGGCCAGCTACTCCTTACCGGCATCCCTGGTCCAGAACTCGACTCCGAAACGGCCGCCCGCCTCAAGAAACTCCAGCCCGGCGGCTTCATCCTCTTCAGCCGCAACCTTCAGGACGCCACCCAGCTCCGCAAACTCTGCGATGACCTCCGGGACCTGAGCGACATCGAGCCCATCATCACCATCGACCAGGAAGGCGGCCGCGTCTCCCGCTTGCGCTACATCGGTCAGGAGCCGCCGAACGCCCAGCAGCTCCGCCAGAAGGGCGATCCCCTCCTCATCAAACGCCACGGCCAGCTCACCGGCAGACTGCTCCGCCTTTTCGGGATCAACCTCGACCTCTGCCCCGTGCTGGACATCAGCTACGACGACACTGCCGACAACTCCCTGAAAGGCCGCTGCTACGGCACCGACCCCCAGCAGGTGGTGGACAATGCCGGCACCTTCAATCGCGCCATGCGCAAGGAAGGCGTCCTGAGCTGCGCCAAGCACTTCCCCGGCTACGGCCCTGCCGAGTGCGACCCCCACGAGTTCCTGCCCATCATCGAGAAGACAGCCGAACAACTCGAGAAGGAGGAACTCCTCCCCTACCGCACCCTCCTGCCCGAGCTGGACAGCGTGATGGTCTGCCACGCCAACTACCGCGCCTACGATCCCCAGAACGAGCGCTGGCCCGCCTCCCTCTCCCACAACATCGTGCAGAAGCTCCTGCGCGACCAGCTTGGGTTCGATGGCCTGGCCATGACGGATGACCTGGACATGGGTGCCATCCTTAATGAAGTGACCTTCGAGCAAGCCATTCAGGAAGCCGTGAAGGCCGGAAATGACATGGTCATGATCTGCCACCGCCTGGAGATGGTGGAAGAAGCCCGCCGCCACCTGGAAGGTGTGCCCGATCCGATTCTGCACGACGCCCTCATCCGCCTGGAGAAGACCAAGAAGAAGCTCGCCTTCCCCGACAAATTCAGCCTCGAGAAATTCGCCGCCATCAACGACGACATCTGGAAGCTCCGCGTGGACACGCTGGGTGAGGAGGGTGCCAAGAACCTCAGCGTGGAAGACGGCAAACGATCCCCTGTAGAGCTGTATTGA
- a CDS encoding tetratricopeptide repeat protein, whose amino-acid sequence MSPLSAQQSPYFEAALKGKEAIERGDLSVAADEFTKCIGYAPGEVRPRLERANVYFRQGKLDLALADAQAAIKLQPKNPDGYVVRGNILFRKGKLDEALADANRALTAMPDLDGGYALRAKIRHARKQYEGAIADYTQVTKLNPTNVGALYNRANLYAEINEHDAAISDLEVVVKVQPLDREAWWLLGNLYGRRSKLDRAEEVFTRLIELDPNDSQGYLQRGVTRAKTGSKQDEALADFSQAIALGLDNKDILGRAYTGKALVYQQRGEYELAKKELLGAIKLIPNDLTTLDMLAYAYGATLELDNAMKTADRYVALAPRSAGSYFRRAWLNGNNNDYARSEADCTKALECDPNFGMGYATRAMARFKLGNNVGAEADVASALKLNPDLAEAHRVKALMALQVGDASSAVQHATRACEGSGWKDPSQILVLVAAYGSAGRVEEAMKWLEKAEGMGLTPADKEDVARLRAAKEFVR is encoded by the coding sequence ATGTCTCCGCTCTCAGCCCAGCAGTCGCCCTACTTTGAGGCCGCGCTGAAGGGCAAGGAGGCTATTGAGAGGGGCGATCTGAGTGTGGCCGCGGATGAGTTTACCAAATGCATCGGCTACGCACCGGGAGAAGTGCGTCCCAGACTGGAGAGGGCAAACGTTTATTTCCGGCAGGGCAAGCTGGATCTGGCGCTGGCGGATGCGCAGGCGGCGATCAAGCTGCAGCCCAAGAATCCGGATGGCTATGTGGTGCGGGGCAACATCCTGTTCCGTAAAGGGAAGCTGGATGAGGCGCTCGCGGATGCCAACCGGGCTCTGACGGCGATGCCTGACCTGGACGGCGGCTATGCGCTGCGGGCGAAGATTCGCCATGCCCGCAAGCAATATGAGGGCGCGATCGCTGACTACACACAGGTGACCAAGCTCAATCCCACGAATGTGGGGGCTCTCTACAACCGGGCAAATCTGTATGCCGAGATCAACGAGCATGACGCGGCGATCAGTGACCTGGAAGTGGTGGTGAAAGTGCAGCCTCTTGATCGGGAGGCGTGGTGGTTGCTGGGGAACTTGTACGGTAGAAGGTCCAAACTAGATCGTGCCGAGGAGGTGTTCACCAGACTGATCGAACTGGATCCCAATGACAGCCAGGGATACTTGCAAAGGGGAGTCACCCGCGCCAAGACTGGCAGCAAACAGGATGAGGCGCTGGCGGACTTTTCGCAGGCGATTGCGCTGGGGCTGGACAACAAAGACATCTTGGGCCGGGCCTATACCGGGAAGGCGCTGGTGTATCAGCAGCGCGGGGAATATGAGCTGGCCAAGAAGGAACTGCTGGGCGCGATCAAGCTCATTCCGAATGATCTGACCACGCTGGACATGCTGGCGTATGCGTACGGGGCGACTCTGGAGCTCGACAACGCCATGAAAACGGCCGACCGCTATGTCGCGCTGGCGCCCAGAAGCGCAGGAAGTTATTTCCGCAGGGCCTGGCTGAACGGGAACAACAATGACTACGCCAGGTCAGAAGCCGACTGTACAAAGGCCCTGGAGTGTGACCCCAATTTCGGCATGGGCTACGCCACAAGGGCGATGGCGCGCTTTAAACTAGGAAACAACGTGGGCGCGGAGGCGGATGTGGCCTCGGCGCTCAAGCTGAACCCCGACCTCGCGGAGGCCCACCGCGTGAAGGCGCTGATGGCGCTGCAAGTGGGAGATGCGAGCTCTGCAGTACAGCACGCCACCAGGGCCTGTGAGGGCTCGGGCTGGAAGGATCCCAGCCAGATCCTGGTGCTGGTGGCCGCCTACGGCTCCGCGGGTAGAGTGGAGGAGGCCATGAAGTGGCTGGAGAAGGCGGAGGGGATGGGGCTCACCCCTGCGGACAAAGAGGATGTGGCGCGGCTGCGGGCGGCGAAAGAGTTTGTGAGATAG
- a CDS encoding zinc ribbon domain-containing protein, with protein sequence MLPVVQQLLVLQDRDQRIRNLSKDLKDIPNLQKRAHLRLADDEAAVAEALGKVREVELKIKNLELDIQTRKNTIVRLKDQQFATRKNEEFRAMGNEIERYGKEVFNLEDQELELMEQLETVKPALSEAQQRLNATKASVQEEIHELGERAKAIEVRLGDLRAERLNLAGPIEPGALATYDRLIKSKGDAAVVLVEGGACKGCHVKVISGTLNSLRADTEITHCEQCGRILYLEG encoded by the coding sequence ATGCTCCCCGTCGTCCAGCAACTCCTCGTCCTGCAAGACCGCGACCAGCGCATCCGCAACCTGAGCAAGGATCTCAAGGACATCCCGAACCTCCAGAAGCGCGCCCATCTCCGTCTGGCCGATGATGAAGCCGCCGTCGCCGAGGCTCTGGGCAAGGTCCGGGAGGTGGAACTCAAGATCAAGAATCTCGAGCTGGACATCCAGACCCGGAAAAACACCATCGTCCGACTCAAGGACCAGCAGTTTGCCACGCGGAAGAACGAAGAGTTCCGCGCCATGGGCAACGAGATCGAACGCTATGGCAAGGAGGTCTTCAATCTGGAAGACCAGGAGCTGGAGTTGATGGAGCAACTGGAGACAGTGAAACCTGCCCTCTCAGAAGCACAACAGAGGCTCAACGCCACCAAGGCCAGCGTGCAGGAGGAGATCCACGAACTGGGCGAGCGCGCCAAGGCGATCGAGGTGCGACTGGGGGACCTTCGTGCAGAGCGGCTCAATCTCGCCGGCCCCATCGAACCCGGAGCCCTCGCCACCTACGACCGCCTCATCAAAAGCAAGGGCGATGCCGCCGTGGTGCTCGTAGAAGGCGGTGCCTGCAAGGGTTGCCACGTCAAGGTGATCTCCGGCACGCTCAACTCTCTGCGCGCCGACACGGAGATCACCCACTGCGAGCAGTGCGGACGCATCTTATACCTTGAAGGCTGA
- a CDS encoding MFS transporter: protein MKSLASQPNLRRNFWMHCLEGGLYMSGTAFLGPETVLPAMVHSLGGSNQLTALMPVLLPAAYALPGLFVAPLVERLGRLKPFVVFFGILQRLPYLLTGLFMLLAPQASAIILTLVVLTPVVSGVVGGVGVNAWMEWVTRLIPQHLRASGWAIRYLIQGIIGLAAGPVIHWVFTHQPGAHGYSTLHLICFGFLALSLAAQLGIRDEAPAPTPAQAKKPPLPLRYGPYLTALPGMLRSQPQLIRLVLARFTGMGYLMLAGFMSIHALEVTQQPQAAIGHFVLANMIGSLFGNVFAGWWGNRHGGKVIMLLSRCLCLALCLCLPFISSFPAFLAVFFVWGFGLFVDKVGDLTFSAELCPFERRPTFQAMLAFFQMVSLLGSVTLGGWVYTQTGSFQSLTLMCGLFATVSILILHSIPEVRKKHLPPVMGENPPMG, encoded by the coding sequence GTGAAGAGCCTTGCCTCCCAACCGAATCTCCGACGGAACTTCTGGATGCACTGTCTGGAAGGCGGGCTTTACATGTCCGGCACGGCCTTTCTGGGTCCGGAGACCGTTCTGCCCGCCATGGTGCACTCTCTGGGCGGAAGCAATCAGTTGACCGCCCTCATGCCCGTGCTACTGCCCGCAGCCTACGCTCTGCCTGGCCTCTTTGTGGCCCCGCTGGTAGAGCGGCTGGGGAGGCTCAAGCCCTTTGTCGTTTTCTTTGGCATTCTCCAGCGGCTGCCTTACCTGCTGACCGGTCTCTTCATGCTGCTGGCCCCGCAGGCGTCGGCCATTATTCTCACCCTCGTGGTGCTCACCCCGGTGGTTTCAGGCGTGGTGGGTGGCGTGGGCGTGAATGCCTGGATGGAGTGGGTCACCCGGCTGATCCCCCAGCACCTCCGGGCCTCCGGCTGGGCCATCCGCTACCTCATCCAGGGCATTATCGGCCTTGCGGCGGGCCCAGTCATCCATTGGGTCTTCACCCACCAACCTGGGGCTCACGGGTATTCCACGCTGCACCTCATCTGCTTTGGCTTCCTCGCCCTGTCCCTCGCGGCCCAGCTGGGTATTCGGGACGAGGCACCAGCCCCTACCCCAGCGCAGGCAAAGAAGCCCCCCCTCCCTTTGCGCTACGGACCTTATCTCACCGCACTGCCGGGCATGCTGCGCTCCCAGCCGCAGCTCATCCGGCTGGTGCTCGCCCGTTTCACCGGCATGGGTTACCTCATGCTCGCCGGGTTCATGAGCATCCACGCTCTGGAGGTGACCCAACAGCCCCAGGCCGCCATCGGCCACTTTGTCCTGGCCAATATGATTGGCTCTCTCTTTGGCAACGTCTTCGCCGGCTGGTGGGGCAATCGCCATGGGGGCAAGGTGATCATGCTCCTCTCCCGCTGCCTCTGTCTGGCTCTCTGCTTGTGCCTCCCGTTCATCTCCAGCTTCCCGGCCTTCCTGGCAGTGTTCTTCGTCTGGGGCTTCGGCCTCTTTGTGGACAAGGTGGGCGACCTTACCTTCAGCGCGGAGCTTTGCCCTTTCGAGCGGCGTCCCACCTTCCAGGCCATGCTCGCCTTCTTCCAAATGGTCAGCCTGCTGGGCTCCGTCACGCTGGGTGGCTGGGTGTACACCCAGACCGGCAGCTTCCAGTCCCTCACGCTCATGTGCGGACTCTTCGCCACCGTGTCCATTCTCATTCTCCATTCCATCCCCGAGGTGCGGAAGAAACACCTGCCGCCCGTAATGGGTGAGAACCCGCCCATGGGGTGA
- a CDS encoding SMP-30/gluconolactonase/LRE family protein — MSIPTPEPVGTHISIWGEGSLWDRDSLLYVDIEAHKILRFDPKTGTEKIWDVGERVGTVVPRAKGGLVFGGDKGISFLDEATGAVTLLVDPEPHLPHNRFNDGKCDPAGRFWAGTMPTDVKAPKASLYCLYPDHTITNKFSPVTVSNGIVWTRDQSTMYYIDTPRRNVLAFDFEVSTGVISNERIVIDTAQWNASPDGMTIDSEDRLWVAFCHGAAVRCFDPKTAKVEAEIALPCIEVTSCAFGGDDLGDLYITTGKAKIEEPLAGRLFVTRPGAKGVPAVPFAG, encoded by the coding sequence ATGTCCATTCCCACTCCCGAACCTGTAGGCACACACATCTCCATCTGGGGCGAAGGCTCGCTCTGGGATCGCGACTCGCTCCTCTACGTGGATATCGAGGCGCACAAGATCCTCCGCTTCGACCCGAAAACGGGCACGGAAAAGATCTGGGATGTGGGTGAGCGCGTCGGCACCGTGGTCCCCCGAGCCAAGGGTGGCCTCGTTTTTGGCGGGGACAAGGGCATCTCCTTCCTGGATGAAGCCACCGGTGCGGTCACCCTGCTCGTGGACCCAGAACCCCACCTGCCCCACAACCGCTTCAACGACGGCAAATGCGACCCCGCAGGTCGCTTCTGGGCAGGCACCATGCCCACCGATGTGAAGGCTCCCAAGGCCTCCTTGTACTGCCTCTACCCCGATCACACGATCACCAACAAGTTCAGCCCGGTCACCGTCTCCAACGGCATCGTCTGGACCCGTGATCAAAGCACGATGTACTACATCGACACCCCGCGGCGCAACGTCCTCGCCTTCGACTTTGAAGTCTCCACGGGCGTGATTTCCAACGAACGCATCGTCATCGACACCGCCCAATGGAATGCCTCCCCAGATGGCATGACCATCGACAGCGAAGACCGCCTCTGGGTGGCCTTCTGCCACGGGGCTGCCGTGCGCTGCTTTGACCCGAAGACCGCCAAGGTCGAGGCCGAGATCGCTCTGCCCTGCATCGAGGTCACCTCCTGCGCCTTTGGTGGCGACGACTTGGGCGACCTCTACATCACCACCGGCAAGGCCAAGATCGAGGAACCCCTCGCTGGTCGGCTCTTTGTGACCCGCCCTGGCGCCAAAGGCGTCCCGGCCGTGCCCTTTGCAGGCTGA
- a CDS encoding aspartate ammonia-lyase, which yields MKLSATTVAEAAARMGVTTEELQGVLALGEEHSYQSGDHLFYESTPRRWLGLVLEGEVELSHGLNGMSVHLATATEGSLLSEGVLFDDLPHAATAMTRSGTVVWELSADRVHQLRATSPGLFYRICGNVASHIGRRLRESNRRLSLLMAQAPTLSGFRREHDLLGERDLPSSAYYGIQTLRAVENFPLSGIKLHHFRHFVVALAYVKKAAALANMELHVLKEDRARAIAAACDEIIEGKLHHQFVVDMFQGGAGTSTNMNANEVIANRALELMGHARGQYQFCHPNDHVNCSQSTNDVYPTAVKLGVYLTVRDTLSALRDLREALRAKSTQFSHVLKMGRTENQDAVPMTLGQEFGAYAVMIGDGLRHLERAASDLLYVNMGATAIGTGINSPPGYADTCTRRLADVSGLPVQLAENLVEATQDSGEFSMLSGVMKTAAVQLSKICNDLRWLSSGPRCGLYEIRLPAMQPGSSIMPGKVNPVILEAVNQICYQIIGFDMTISMAAEASELELNMAEPVIAFDLIFGLTLLRNGAIILASRCISGIEANEERCMQYVQHSIGLATALNPILGYERSVAIAREALATGASVYDLVLQKNWLTHEQLEDILKPENMTHPRQLPEAPPAADI from the coding sequence ATGAAATTGAGCGCGACAACCGTGGCAGAGGCCGCTGCCCGCATGGGGGTGACCACGGAGGAACTGCAAGGCGTACTGGCACTGGGTGAGGAGCACAGCTACCAGTCCGGTGACCACCTGTTTTACGAGTCCACCCCCCGTCGCTGGCTGGGCTTGGTGCTGGAGGGCGAGGTCGAGCTGAGTCACGGGTTGAATGGCATGTCCGTGCATCTCGCCACGGCGACTGAGGGCAGCCTCCTCAGTGAGGGTGTGCTCTTTGATGACCTTCCCCATGCTGCCACTGCCATGACCCGCTCTGGCACGGTGGTGTGGGAGCTTTCTGCCGACCGTGTTCACCAGCTGCGCGCCACCTCACCGGGGCTGTTCTACCGCATCTGCGGGAACGTGGCCAGCCACATCGGTCGTCGCCTCCGCGAGTCCAACCGCCGTCTTTCCCTGCTCATGGCGCAGGCTCCCACACTGAGTGGATTCCGTCGTGAGCACGACCTTCTGGGTGAGCGGGATCTTCCCTCCTCCGCCTACTACGGCATCCAGACCCTGCGGGCAGTGGAAAACTTCCCTCTCTCCGGCATCAAGCTGCATCACTTCCGTCACTTCGTCGTCGCGCTGGCCTATGTGAAGAAAGCCGCCGCCCTGGCCAACATGGAGCTGCATGTGCTGAAGGAGGATCGCGCCCGCGCCATCGCCGCCGCATGCGATGAGATCATCGAGGGCAAGCTGCACCACCAGTTCGTGGTGGACATGTTTCAAGGCGGGGCTGGCACCTCCACCAACATGAACGCCAACGAGGTGATCGCCAATCGCGCTCTGGAGCTCATGGGGCACGCCCGTGGGCAGTACCAGTTTTGCCACCCCAACGATCACGTCAACTGCTCGCAATCCACCAACGATGTGTACCCCACCGCGGTGAAACTGGGGGTGTACCTCACCGTGAGAGACACGCTTTCCGCCTTGCGCGACCTGCGGGAAGCCCTGCGCGCCAAGTCCACGCAATTCAGCCATGTGCTGAAGATGGGGCGCACGGAAAATCAGGACGCCGTCCCCATGACCCTGGGTCAGGAGTTCGGAGCCTACGCCGTCATGATCGGCGATGGCCTGCGCCATCTGGAGCGGGCCGCTTCTGACCTGCTCTATGTGAACATGGGGGCCACCGCCATCGGCACTGGCATCAACAGCCCTCCTGGCTATGCAGACACCTGCACCCGGCGGCTGGCAGATGTCAGCGGCCTGCCCGTCCAGCTCGCAGAGAACCTCGTCGAAGCCACCCAGGACTCCGGCGAGTTCTCGATGCTCAGCGGCGTCATGAAGACCGCCGCCGTCCAGCTTTCCAAGATCTGCAACGACCTCCGCTGGCTCTCCTCGGGCCCACGTTGCGGCCTCTATGAGATCCGCCTGCCCGCCATGCAGCCGGGCTCCTCCATCATGCCGGGCAAGGTCAACCCCGTCATCCTGGAGGCCGTCAACCAGATCTGCTACCAGATCATCGGCTTTGACATGACCATCTCCATGGCCGCCGAGGCCAGCGAGCTGGAACTCAACATGGCCGAGCCCGTTATTGCCTTTGACCTCATCTTTGGCCTCACCCTCCTGCGCAACGGAGCCATCATCCTCGCCAGCCGCTGCATCTCCGGCATCGAGGCCAATGAAGAACGCTGCATGCAATACGTGCAGCATTCCATCGGCCTGGCCACCGCCTTGAATCCCATCCTGGGCTATGAGCGCTCCGTCGCCATCGCCCGTGAAGCCCTCGCCACCGGGGCCAGCGTCTATGACCTGGTGCTGCAGAAGAACTGGCTCACCCACGAACAGTTGGAAGACATCCTCAAGCCCGAGAACATGACCCACCCGCGTCAGTTGCCCGAAGCTCCGCCCGCAGCGGATATATGA